In one window of Microplitis demolitor isolate Queensland-Clemson2020A chromosome 4, iyMicDemo2.1a, whole genome shotgun sequence DNA:
- the LOC103573044 gene encoding putative ankyrin repeat protein RF_0381: MFLNGAYVNIENNHRDTALHHTIKEKQFNAAKLLISSQGIDVNVTDDDGMTPIYLATEKGFLDIVQYLLSNGACTDLPCTSNWKNGYTFLHLAAESGNKEILSLLLCDGANVNSKAINSLTPLHLAAEKKHLRIVELLLDYGAFIDCTDTSALRYGSTPLHFAVENGYAKIVEFLVKKGANVNVKPRGNDTLLFMAAKIGHLAIVQYFLKHGAHINGTCVDEGKTGYTPLHIACKNNHKDVVEQLRSEGADSNLIAKDNLTNKREEIVKLLIIYGADVNAKDRIGKPVLFYAIENYNLKIVKLLVKSRIKIDNVDKHNRTALHVACKNVRSPIVRLLLQFNFDVNRTCKKNYTPLDYATLARNFFPPHNLVWRRLNEFQKKCQKELENMKNENIGIILPMEEYYRMEAFQGINIIIERVDRGNEKIVELLLKNNADPSLETHHFETPLICAITKENLPIIELLLAYGANVNSINS, translated from the exons atgtttttgaacGGAGCATATGTTaacattgaaaataatcataGAGATACAGCACTCCATCatacaataaaagaaaaacagTTCAATGCTGCTAAATTACTGATTTCCAGCCAAGGAATTGATGTTAACGTCACAGATGATGACGGAATGACGCCAATTTATCTTGCGACTGAAAAAGGATTTTTAGACATTGTTCAATATCTTTTATCAAACGGGGCCTGTACAGATCTACCATGTACTTCAAATTGGAAAAATGGCTATACTTTTCTTCACTTGGCTGCTGAAAGTGGTAACAAAGaaatattgtcattattattgtgtGACGGTGCAAATGTGAATAGTAAGGCTATAAACAGTTTAACGCCACTTCATCTTGCcgctgaaaaaaaacatttacgAATAGTTGAGCTCTTATTGGACTACGGAGCTTTTATTGATTGCACAGATACATCAGCACTTAGATATGGTTCAACACCATTGCATTTTGCTGTTGAAAATGGTTACGCAAAAATTGTCGAATTTCTTGTAAAGAAAGGCGCTAATGTTAATGTCAAGCCAAGGGGTAATGATACGCTTCTTTTTATGGCAGCAAAAATAGGGCATTTAGCAATTgtccaatattttttaaaacatggGGCTCATATCAATGGAACTTGCGTTGATGAAGGAAAAACTGGATACACGCCACTACATATTGCCTGTAAGAATAATCATAAAGATGTTGTTGAACAGCTTCGGAGTGAAGGCGCTGATTCAAATCTCATTGCCAAAGACAATTTAACA AATAAGCGAGAGGAAAtagttaaacttttaattatttacggTGCAGATGTAAATGCTAAGGATAGAATAGGAAAACCAGTACTATTTTATGccatagaaaattataatttgaaaattgttaaattacttGTGaaaagtagaataaaaattgataatgttGATAAACATAATAGAACTGCGCTCCACGTGGCTTGTAAAAATGTGCGTTCACCGATTGTCAGACTgcttttacaatttaattttgacgTTAATAgaacttgtaaaaaaaattatacaccACTGGACTATGCTACTTtagcaagaaattttttcccacCTCATAATTTAGTTTGGAG aagGTTGAATGAATTCCAAAAAAAGTGTCAAAAAGAAttagaaaatatgaaaaatgaaaacattg GTATTATTCTTCCAATGGAAGAATACTACAGAATGGAAGCCTTTCAAGgaatcaatataattattgaacga gttgatcgaggtaatgaaaaaattgtagaactacttttaaaaaataatgctgatccAAGCCTTGAGACTCATCATTTTGAAACACCACTAATATGtgctattactaaagaaaacttaccaattatCGAGCTTCTTCTGGCATACGgtgcaaatgttaatagt